The DNA region GATACTTCGGAGGCAAGGTGGACAACGTGATAATGAGGATAGCGGACATACAGCTTTCGTTTCCGACAATGCTGATAGCCCTGTTCCTCATGTCCGTCCTGGGTAGGGGCGTGGTTAACATACTGATATCCCTGACTCTGGTGGGCTGGGTCAGATACGCCAGGACCGTCCGAGGCGAGACCCTTTCGGTCAAGAAAAACGAGTACGTCGAAGCAGCTAAGGTCATAGGGCTCCCCCACCGCAGGATACTGTTCCGACACATAATGCCCAACGTCTTCGCATCCATCATAGTCCTCTCGACGATACAGGTCGGATCGTTCATATTGACCGAAGCCAGCCTGAGCTTTCTCGGCCTGGGAGTACCTCTTACCCGGCCATCCCTGGGGATGCTGTGCAACAACGGATTCTCGGTGCTCTACAGCGGCCTTTGGTGGGTCTCGATCCTTCCGGGGCTCTACATCATGGTCATAGTGTTCGGCACCAACCTCCTCGGGGACTTCCTGAGAGACGAGCTGAACCCAAAGTTAAAGTGACGTGGGGAGGGATCGATATGGCTGAAAGACTCCTGGAAGTTAAGGATCTCAAGACCTACTTTCACACCTTCAAGGGGACCGTCAGGGCGGTGGACGGAGTGTCCTTCTCCGTGGATCACGGTGAGATCCTGGCCATAGTGGGAGAATCAGGAGGAGGCAAATCCGTCACGGGGTTCTCCGTCATAAGACTGATAGACGAGCCGGGACGGATAGAATCGGGCTCCATCGAATTCGACGGCAGCGATCTAATGAAACTCTCCGAGAAAGAGATGAACCGGGTGAGGGGAAGGGATATCTCCATGATATTCCAGGACCCCATGACCTCTCTGAATCCGGTATACACAATAGGCAGACAGCTGGACGAAACTCTGAGGCTGCACACCGACATGGACGGTAGGGCTAGAAAGGAAGCC from Dethiosulfovibrio faecalis includes:
- a CDS encoding ABC transporter permease; the protein is MAEATSKGFLTDLRKTEFFHNYIRSTSGIVGSILVISVILIAVLGPIWTVQNPYDIATLELKDAYKPPMWLEGGSPDFPLGTDQQGRDMLSAIVYGSRVSLFIGLAGTALASAIGIFLGLVAGYFGGKVDNVIMRIADIQLSFPTMLIALFLMSVLGRGVVNILISLTLVGWVRYARTVRGETLSVKKNEYVEAAKVIGLPHRRILFRHIMPNVFASIIVLSTIQVGSFILTEASLSFLGLGVPLTRPSLGMLCNNGFSVLYSGLWWVSILPGLYIMVIVFGTNLLGDFLRDELNPKLK